In the Oscillatoria salina IIICB1 genome, CGTCTCTACAACTAATTCCTCGCCCGCCAAATTTTGATAGCCAGACAGCCAGTTACTTTAGTCAGTGTCTAGAGGTTAGGTAAAAAATTTATCGTCGAAAATCAAAAACCCCTGCTTTTTCAGAGGGTGAGTAAGCCAATTCTATCGAATAATTCCCAGTCCCCAGTCACCAGTCCCCAGTCACCAGTCCCCAATTAAAATAGTTGCCAGTCGTGAGAATTCAATCTTTTTAATTGTTGTAGTCTCTGGGTAAAATAACTTTCATCTAATCTACACCAGTCGTAGCGGATGGCGTTATTTAAACTAATTCCCCACATCCAAATATGGGCGGTTTGGGTGAAGGCTTGTAAGGAATTTATTTCAGGTTTGCTGAGTGATTCGACGGATTGATATCCTGTGAGAAAGGCTTCTCTGACGTTTTTAGGCATTCCGGTGCGAATGGATACTTGCAAAAATTTACCGATGTCGAAAGCCCGCCAACCGTAGCCGCATTGGTCGAAGTCGAATAGAGTTATTTTACCATCAGAGGTAAAGTGGGCGTTGCCGCTATGAGGATCTCCCCAACAGATTCCCCAATAAGGCGCTTGTGTGGGAAAATTGGTAAGTTGGCGTTTGATTTCACTGATGAGTTGCTGGATGTAGGTTAATTCTTCGTTGCGGTGGCGTAGGAAAGGCGCGATCGCCACTTCTGCATCGTCTAAGAGGTATGCTAATGATAGGGGCTCTCGTTGATGGCGACTGCGCCAATTGCGGGTGGAGAAATGCAGTTTGGCTAGGGTTTCGCCCAGTAAAAAGCTTTGATTTTGGTTTAAGTCTCCTAATGCTACGTTTCCTGGGGCGTAGGGAAATAAGGCTGCGTAGCGTTTTCCTTCGGGGGCGTTAATTTCTACGGCTAATTTGCCTGTGGTTGTTCGTAAGGGATAAGCTACGGGAAGATGACATTGATGTAAATAATCTAATAATTCCAGTTCAAAGTCAATTTCCGAACGCGATCGCCAATGATGATGCGACACTCGCAAGATATATCGACTTGTTTGCGTTTCTACTAAATAGATGTCACTTAAGCCTCGATGCCAAAATTGACAAGTACAAATCTCTGCAATTTCATACTCTGGTAGCACCCTGGTTACTAATGCTTTGCATTCCAGGGTAGAATAGGTTACTGGAAATACATCTTTCGTCATGATTTAACCAATCCTGCACGCAACCCTCAAACTGCTACCGAGAAAACCTCGATCGCTTGTACTTTTTTACTCCCCTTTTTGATTGTCAATAATCTGCTGACTAAATTTTGTTGTTGAAGTTACAAAATCTCGCTCAACTAAATAAAGTTTGTTTAAGTTAACCTTCGTCCCTAACTTGACTGCACACAATCAGCTTTTTGTCAAGAGAATAATTTCAAATCTTCATTGGTACTTTTCGGCAGATAATTGATAACCTATTGCAATAACTGGAAAATTTGCTAAGGTAATTAAAGCAATTATTGCCATTAATTATCAAAAACAACTAATCTCTGTGTCCAACTCTCCTAATTATCTCAAACTGAATACCTGGAATCGTCGCCAGTTTTTAACTTGGGGTTTAACTGGTTTAGGTATGACTGTGGGTGCAACTATCCTGGGGACTCGTTTGCGTCAGAAGTCTGCATTAGTCCAAATTCCCCCACTACCAGAAGAAACTGCTTTAGCAGACAATGATTTTAACCCGATGACTTTGTTACGCGACTTTGACTATGGTACGCTCAAGGAAGAAAATGGGCGTAAAATTCGCGAATTTGAAGTTACAGCAAACAGTTCTACTCTACAACTAAATAGTGCAATTACGTTTGTCAGTTGGAATCTCAATAATCGAGTACCGGGTCCGACACTAAGAGCAAAAGAAGGCGAATTTATTCGCCTTATCTTCCACAATCAAGACGGACATTCTCATAGTTTACACTTTCATGGCACTCATCCGGTAGAAATGGATGGCGTTGAACCGATACGTCACGGAAAAACGTTCGTTTACGAGTTTGAAGCGAAACCTTATGGAGTTCATCCGTACCACTGCCATATTGCCCCAGTAACTCGCCATATTAGCAAAGGTTTGTATGGTTTATTAATTGTCGATCCACCGCAACCAAGATTACCTGCGGATGAGATGGTTTTGGTAATGGGAGGATATGACATTAATAATGACGAACATAACGAATTATACGCTTTTAATGGCATTCCTAACTACTACCGCGATCGCCCAATTCCAATTTATCAAAATCAGTTAGTCCGGTTATATCTGCTCAATATGATTGAATTTGATTCGGCGGTAACTTTTCACATCCATGCAAATATGTTTCAAGTTTATCGCACAGGTAGAACTATGACACCAGATGAGGAAACTGATGTAATTACCATGGGAACTGCGG is a window encoding:
- a CDS encoding phosphotransferase, producing the protein MTKDVFPVTYSTLECKALVTRVLPEYEIAEICTCQFWHRGLSDIYLVETQTSRYILRVSHHHWRSRSEIDFELELLDYLHQCHLPVAYPLRTTTGKLAVEINAPEGKRYAALFPYAPGNVALGDLNQNQSFLLGETLAKLHFSTRNWRSRHQREPLSLAYLLDDAEVAIAPFLRHRNEELTYIQQLISEIKRQLTNFPTQAPYWGICWGDPHSGNAHFTSDGKITLFDFDQCGYGWRAFDIGKFLQVSIRTGMPKNVREAFLTGYQSVESLSKPEINSLQAFTQTAHIWMWGISLNNAIRYDWCRLDESYFTQRLQQLKRLNSHDWQLF
- a CDS encoding multicopper oxidase domain-containing protein, whose translation is MSNSPNYLKLNTWNRRQFLTWGLTGLGMTVGATILGTRLRQKSALVQIPPLPEETALADNDFNPMTLLRDFDYGTLKEENGRKIREFEVTANSSTLQLNSAITFVSWNLNNRVPGPTLRAKEGEFIRLIFHNQDGHSHSLHFHGTHPVEMDGVEPIRHGKTFVYEFEAKPYGVHPYHCHIAPVTRHISKGLYGLLIVDPPQPRLPADEMVLVMGGYDINNDEHNELYAFNGIPNYYRDRPIPIYQNQLVRLYLLNMIEFDSAVTFHIHANMFQVYRTGRTMTPDEETDVITMGTAERHILEFAYPYPGRYMFHPHQDIIAENGCMGFFEVIPA